Genomic window (Pradoshia sp. D12):
TGATGCTGACTAAAGAATTGAATATCCCAATTGCCGTACCATACGAGAATCTTCCAAGACCAATACCGTAGTTTAAGGCATATAAATCTAAAACCTCTGCATAATCAACAACAGTAGCATTACCCAGCAAGAATTGTTTTTCGAAGCCAATGGAAATCAAATGACCAATCGATAAAATCAAAACAACCAAGATGGTCGGCCGAATACCCGGTAAGGTAATATGCCATATTTGCCTCAAACGGCTTGCTCCATCCACCTTTGCTGCTTCATATAATTGAGTGTCAATTCCAGCCATGGCCGCTAAAAAGATGATTGAGTTCCAGCCCATCTCTTTCCAAAGGTCGGATAATGTAACAATGATCCAGAATAAATTTCCCTGTGTCATAAATTGATAGGGTTCATCCAAAATACCTGTTGTAGTCAACAACTGATTGATGGCTCCCCCATCGACCGAAAGCATTTTTGTTACAATCCCTGCTACTACAACCCAAGAAACAAAGTGAGGAAGGTATGATACAGTTTGGATCGTTTGTTTAAATGCCTTCTTACGTATTTCATTAATACAAATGGCAAATATAATAGGGATAACAAATCCAAGTATCAGACCCATTAAGCTCATTGCAAGCGTATTACGTAAAGCAAGAAAAAACCTCTCGTCCTGAAAAAGTGCAATAAAGTGGTCAAATCCCACCCATTCCTGTTCCATAAATGATCTGGCTGGCTTGAAATTTTGAAAAGCCATTGTCCAACCCCATAAAGGGATATAGTTAAAAACAAACACCCACGCAACAAATGGCAATGACATAAGGTACAAATACTTTTGATTTTTTATTGACGTCCACATTCTTTGCGTTCTTGTAGGAGCTGCCTTCATAATTGTATGCGCTTTCTTTTCTGCCGTCTGCATTGATACCTCCCCCTTTTCTTACATTAATGATAACCGAATCAAAAAGGTGGAAATACCATACAGATTTAGGAGAAAATCAGGTGAAAATTTTAGATATGCAGTTCATATATATGCAAGGTAAAATAAAAAAGCCAAAGCATTCATCAACAAAGCTTTGGCAAGGTACTATTACCCAGTATGATTTCGGTAGGCAGAAGGTGAGATCCCTTCATATTTTTTGAACTTTCTATGAAAATAATCAACATCGGCATACCCAATTTTTTCGGCAACCTCATAAACCTTTAAACCTTTTTGTAATAATATTTTTCCATTTTCAATACGGACCTTATCTAAATACGTATTAAAATATTCACCGGTATAATTTTTAAATAATTTTCCAAGATAGGCACTATTATAATTGAATACCACAGCAAGACTTTCCAACCGGAGATTTTGATTATAATTCTTATGAATTAAATCAATCATTTTCTTCATTTGTGTGCCGGTCAACCCATTATCAATTCTTTTTATAATAGACTCAAACTGTTGAAAAATATATTCGATTAAGTCAGACATAGTTTCGATTTTATAAATATCAGTGGCACAATCATTAACCTTCATTGAATCTAAACCAATGGAAGAATTTAATTGCAACAGCTTATTCATTGTATGGGTATAGATGTAAATAAACTGTTTCTTTATTTGCTGTTCCGAAAAATCTCGATGCATCATTTCTCTTCCAAGTTCATCTATAACAGTTCTGCAAGTATCAATATTAACAACATCTATCGCATAATAAAGGCGGTTTAAATATTCATCTAGCAGTAGTTCTTCTTTTAAAATCCCATGGGCGCTATCCAACTCTTTTCTATGGCTCTTTGTTAATATTTGTCCTTTTTCAAAATAAAATTGATGTTTAATCAAGGTAAGTGCTGTTTGATAGGATTCCTGTATACCGTATACACTCGGCATAAATTCTCCCAATGCAATACTTTTACAAAACGGATGAATCTGTTTCATTAATTTTTGCTTGATCATGTCAGTCCGAGAAATAAATGAATAATCTGATCTCAAATAAACAGCTGCATACCCATTTATCGTAAAAACAACGCCCTTTTTACAATCCTCGAAGAAGGATACTAACTCTGATTTTATTTTTTTCTGCCCATTCTCATAGCACTGAATTAATAAAATTTGACATCCGCTATCCTCCAATTCAAACTTATGAAGATTTTCTTGAACATTAGCCATTTCTTTAAAATCATTCAGACATAAGGAAGCGAGAAATTCATCCCTTTCGTGACAGTACTCAGCCTGAATCAAACTGGACCATTGTTTCCTTTCCTCAATATTTTGACGCAAGTCAATCAGGTACTGAATCAACTCCTCCTCGTCAATTGGCTTAAGCAAATAACCCGCTGTTTTTGCTTTGATTGCCCTTTTGGCATAAGCAAAATCTGAATAGCCACTCAGAACAATAAAAGAAATATCATTATCCTCTGCACGTATTAACTCAATAAGGGAAATACCATCCATCTCTGGCATACGAATATCTACAATCATTAAATCGGGTTTACACCGGCAGTATTCCTCATAGCCTTCCTTTCCATTTCTAGCCAATGCAATGATTCGAAAACCGTATTCCTCCCAATTGATCAGAGTTTTTAAGCCTTCACGAATCATAGGTTCATCGTCAACAATCAATACATTAAACATGGCTATCTCTCCCTATTGGAATTCTAAATTGTATAACGGTTCCTTTATTAAGCTCACTTTGAATAGAAAGACCATATTCTTCTCCATAAATGAGCACCATCCTTTGATGGACATTCCTCAGCCCTATATGTTTCCCCTCTTCTTGATGGTTAATGGATTGAAGAATATCCATTAACCTCTGTTCCGAAATACCAATCCCATTATCAGAAACGATGATTTCTAAATCACACTCTTTTTTCTCGATTGTCACCCACACTTTTCCACCGTTATCTAATAAATCGAATCCATGAATAACAGCATTTTCAACCAAGGGCTGAATGATTAATGGCTGAATCAGCACGGTCAAAGCTTCTTCTTCTATATCCAGCTCATATTCCAACCTGTCCTGATAGCGGAATTTCTGTATTTGCAAATAGAGATTCACCATTTCCAATTCTTTTGACAGAGGAATTTTTTGACCCTGAATCTCCAAGCTGTGGCGCATCATTCTGCCAAGCATTTTTACAACATTCGCCACATCCTTCGCTCCCTCCATATGGGCTTTCATCCGAATAGACTCTAATGTGTTAAATAAAAAATGCGGGTTTATCTGGCTGGCCATCATTTTAATTTTGATTTCATTTTGCCTAATTTCCAACAGACTTTTCTGCCTATTCGTTTCCTCCACCTTGGCAATGAGCTCTCGCAGATTTGCCACCATTCGATTAAATTGCTTGGATAATGTACCAATTTCATCTTCCCCATCCACTTCAATCATGCTTGATAAATCACCGGCTGAAACCAAATCTATTTGCTTGCTCAATTTAGAAACCCGCTTAGAATAAAGGATTGATACAATGGAAATTAATACGCCAGCTAATGTAAATCCAAGCAGGGTAACAAAAAAACCCATCATACTGATGTTATTGGCATCTTTCATCATTTGGTCTTCTGTCATAACTGATATAATCCGTAAATGATCTTGACTTTGTTCCAGTAAGGAATCCTCCATAACCACAGATTTTTTGCCATTTAATTTACCTTCATAAACTTTGAATCCATCCTCTTCACTTACCTTTTCTAATGAAGGGATGACACTGGAAAGCTTTTGTCCCATATGCTTTTTCTGATTGG
Coding sequences:
- a CDS encoding response regulator transcription factor; translation: MFNVLIVDDEPMIREGLKTLINWEEYGFRIIALARNGKEGYEEYCRCKPDLMIVDIRMPEMDGISLIELIRAEDNDISFIVLSGYSDFAYAKRAIKAKTAGYLLKPIDEEELIQYLIDLRQNIEERKQWSSLIQAEYCHERDEFLASLCLNDFKEMANVQENLHKFELEDSGCQILLIQCYENGQKKIKSELVSFFEDCKKGVVFTINGYAAVYLRSDYSFISRTDMIKQKLMKQIHPFCKSIALGEFMPSVYGIQESYQTALTLIKHQFYFEKGQILTKSHRKELDSAHGILKEELLLDEYLNRLYYAIDVVNIDTCRTVIDELGREMMHRDFSEQQIKKQFIYIYTHTMNKLLQLNSSIGLDSMKVNDCATDIYKIETMSDLIEYIFQQFESIIKRIDNGLTGTQMKKMIDLIHKNYNQNLRLESLAVVFNYNSAYLGKLFKNYTGEYFNTYLDKVRIENGKILLQKGLKVYEVAEKIGYADVDYFHRKFKKYEGISPSAYRNHTG
- a CDS encoding sensor histidine kinase, which gives rise to MIAYITRKLNNMKLRDKLIISLVILVAIPISIVGLYLTQQLRNGAIEDAISESKMNMERMKKRTAEVLKVPIYISDNLQFDQQLDTVANTSYDSRYQVVEAYENYKLFTYYLEYYNEISTIRFFMDNPTMLNNWEFIPIDEEVKKEEWYQETTKNPDLMRWYYVNDSTKDNGPYLSLVRRINFLKTNTYGALVITVNTSELEWILNQETLRAMIVDEENNIVASNQKKHMGQKLSSVIPSLEKVSEEDGFKVYEGKLNGKKSVVMEDSLLEQSQDHLRIISVMTEDQMMKDANNISMMGFFVTLLGFTLAGVLISIVSILYSKRVSKLSKQIDLVSAGDLSSMIEVDGEDEIGTLSKQFNRMVANLRELIAKVEETNRQKSLLEIRQNEIKIKMMASQINPHFLFNTLESIRMKAHMEGAKDVANVVKMLGRMMRHSLEIQGQKIPLSKELEMVNLYLQIQKFRYQDRLEYELDIEEEALTVLIQPLIIQPLVENAVIHGFDLLDNGGKVWVTIEKKECDLEIIVSDNGIGISEQRLMDILQSINHQEEGKHIGLRNVHQRMVLIYGEEYGLSIQSELNKGTVIQFRIPIGRDSHV
- a CDS encoding ABC transporter permease yields the protein MKAAPTRTQRMWTSIKNQKYLYLMSLPFVAWVFVFNYIPLWGWTMAFQNFKPARSFMEQEWVGFDHFIALFQDERFFLALRNTLAMSLMGLILGFVIPIIFAICINEIRKKAFKQTIQTVSYLPHFVSWVVVAGIVTKMLSVDGGAINQLLTTTGILDEPYQFMTQGNLFWIIVTLSDLWKEMGWNSIIFLAAMAGIDTQLYEAAKVDGASRLRQIWHITLPGIRPTILVVLILSIGHLISIGFEKQFLLGNATVVDYAEVLDLYALNYGIGLGRFSYGTAIGIFNSLVSIILLFLANGIFKRFTNQSVM